GCTGATCACCGCCTACCTGCTGATCCTGGTGATGCCGGTGCTGGCGGGCGCGGTGACCATGCTGCTGACCGACAAGTACTTCGGCACCGCCTTCTTCACCGCCGCCGGCGGCGGCGACCCGGTGATGTTCCAGCACATCTTCTGGTTCTTCGGGCATCCCGAGGTCTACATCATGATCCTGCCGGCCTTCGGCATCATCTCGGAGATCATCCCGACCTTCGCCCGCAAGCCGCTGTTCGGCTACAGCGCCATGGTCTACGCCACGGCCAGCATCGCCTTCCTCTCGTTCATCGTCTGGGCCCACCACATGTTCACCGTGGGCATGCCGCTGGCCGGGCAGCTGTTCTTCATGTTCACCACCATGCTGATCGCCGTGCCCACGGGCGTGAAGGTGTTCAACTGGGTGGCGACCATGTGGCGCGGCGCCATGACCTTCGAGACGCCGATGCTGTTCGCACTGGCCTTCGTGTTCCTGTTCACCATCGGCGGCTTCTCCGGCCTGATGCTGGCCATCGTGCCCGCCGACCTGCAGTACCACGACTCCTACTTCGTGGTGGCGCACTTCCACTACGTGCTGGTGCCGGGGGCGGTGTTCGCCATCATGGCGGGCGTCTACTACTGGCTGCCGAAGTGGACCGGCCACATGTACGACGAGAAGATGGGCAAGATCCATTTCTGGCTCTCCGCCATCTCCGTCAACCTGACCTTCTTCCCCATGCACTTCGTGGGCCTGGCCGGCATGCCGCGTCGCATCCCGGACTACGCCACGCAGTTCGCCGATTTCAACGCCATCGCCACGGTGGGCGCCTTCCTGTTCGGCCTGTCGCAGCTGATGTTCGCCTGGAACATCTATCGCTGCGCCAAGGGCGGCAAGCAGGCCACGGCCGAGGTGTGGGAAGGCAGCCACGGCCTGGAGTGGACGGTGCCCTCGCCGGCGCCGCTGCACACCTTCGACGTGCCGCCGGTGGTGAAGTAAGCAGGTGCATGCTTTGAGCGAACATCCCGAAGACCCGCGGGCACGACGCGCCAGGATCATCCGCACCGCGGTGTTGCTGGCCTTGTTCGCGGCAGCGGTCTACGGGATGTTCATCTTCACCATGGCGCAACGCAGCCAGGGGATGTGAGCATGGGCGCAACCCGGACCATGGTGCTGAAGCTCGTCGCCCTGACGGTGGCGATGTTCGGCTTCGGCTTCCTGCTGGTGCCGCTGTACGAGGTGTTCTGCGACATCACGGGCCTCGGCGGCCGCACCAGCAACGAGGCGGCCACCGAGGTCGCCATCGCGCCCGACACCAGCCGCATGGTGCGGGTGGAGTTCGTCGCCTCGGTGAACTCCAGCGGTCCCTGGGAGTTCCGGCCCGAGGTGGGCAGCATGATGGTGCACCCCGGCCAGATGTACACCACCACTTACTGGGCGAAAAACCTGCGCGAGCGCGACATCGTCGGCCACGCCGTGCCCAGCGTGGCGCCGGGGAACGCCGCGCGCTACTTCAACAAGACCGAGTGCTTCTGCTTCACCGAACAGAAGTTCGAGGCCCTGGAAGGCCGCGACATGCCGGTGGTGTTCATCATCGATCCGGACCTGCCGGCGCATGTCGAAACCGTGACCCTTTCCTACACATTCTTTGACCGGGCGGGCCTGGCCGCGGCAGGCACGCCGCAAGCCGGCCTGTAATAACGATAACAGCGGGGAATTCCGATGGATCACTCTGAGCGTTACTACGTGCCGCACGGCAGCTACTGGCCGATCGTAGGCGCAGTGGGCCTGTTCCTGATGATGCTCGGCGTCTCGGCCTGGCTGAACGGCGTCGGCCTGATGGGCTGGGTGGCCTGGCTCGGCATCGCGGTGGTGCTGGTGATGATCGTGGGCTGGTTCGCCAACGTCATCGACGAGTCGGAAGCCGGCATGTACAACGCCCAGGTGGACCGCTCGTTCCGCATGGGCATGACCTGGTTCATCATCTCCGAGGTCATGTTCTTCGCCGCCTTCTTCGGCGCGCTGTTCTACGCCCGCCAGCTGGCCATTCCGTGGCTCGGCGGCGAAGGCAACAACTTCTTCACCCATCTCCTGCTCTACCCCGGGTACGAGGCGGCGTGGCCGACGGGCGGCCCGAAGGCCTGGGGCGGCGACTTCAGCATCATGGGCGCCGGCGGCCTGCCCGCCATCAATACCGCCATCCTGCTCACCAGCGGCGTGACCATCACCATCGCTCACCACGCCATCAAGGAAGGCAATCGCGCGCTGACCTCGTGGGGGCTGTTCGCGACCATCGTGCTCGGCCTGGTGTTCCTCTCCCTGCAGGCCTACGAATACGTGCACGCCTACCAGGACCTCAACCTGCGCCTGACCTCGGGCATCTACGGCAGCACGTTCTTCATGCTCACCGGCTTCCACGGCATGCACGTGACGCTGGGCGTGATCATGCTGATCGTCATCTGGATCCGGGTGCTGAAAGGCCATTTCACGCCGAAGCAACACTTCGGTTTCGAGGGCGTGGCGTGGTACTGGCACTTCGTCGACGTGGTCTGGCTGGGCCTGTATATCTTCGTCTACTGGCTCTGACGCCGGGCCGCGGACGAACGACTACCGGAGGGCGTGCACTGCACGCCCTTCTGGTTTAGGAGCGCGGTGTTCAGCGGCCGGCGTGCCGGCCTGGCAGCGTCAGAGCTGCCCCGGCGTAATGAGGCCCAGCGCGTAGGCCACGAGCAGCACGACGAACAGCGCGACCGACAGGCCGATGCGCCAGGTCAGCGCCTTCACCAGGCGCTTCGAGTCGTGGTCGTCCTTGAACAGGTAAACCAGGCCGGAGGCGAGACTGGCGACAATCGCGACG
This portion of the Thioalkalivibrio sp. XN279 genome encodes:
- a CDS encoding cytochrome c oxidase assembly protein gives rise to the protein MGATRTMVLKLVALTVAMFGFGFLLVPLYEVFCDITGLGGRTSNEAATEVAIAPDTSRMVRVEFVASVNSSGPWEFRPEVGSMMVHPGQMYTTTYWAKNLRERDIVGHAVPSVAPGNAARYFNKTECFCFTEQKFEALEGRDMPVVFIIDPDLPAHVETVTLSYTFFDRAGLAAAGTPQAGL
- a CDS encoding twin transmembrane helix small protein — its product is MSPIKLLILLAFVAIVASLASGLVYLFKDDHDSKRLVKALTWRIGLSVALFVVLLVAYALGLITPGQL
- the ctaD gene encoding cytochrome c oxidase subunit I — encoded protein: MSTATHADHHDHGHHPTGFMRWLTTTNHKDIGTMYLVFSLVMFFVGGAMALVIRAELFQPGLQFVDPGFFNQMTTMHALIMIFGAVMPAFVGLANWMVPLQIGAPDMALPRLNNWSFWILPFAFSLLLMTLFLPGGAPASGWTMYPPLVLQTGNAFPFLIFSIHLMGLSSIMGAINIIVTIMNMRAPGMGLLKMPLFTWTWLITAYLLILVMPVLAGAVTMLLTDKYFGTAFFTAAGGGDPVMFQHIFWFFGHPEVYIMILPAFGIISEIIPTFARKPLFGYSAMVYATASIAFLSFIVWAHHMFTVGMPLAGQLFFMFTTMLIAVPTGVKVFNWVATMWRGAMTFETPMLFALAFVFLFTIGGFSGLMLAIVPADLQYHDSYFVVAHFHYVLVPGAVFAIMAGVYYWLPKWTGHMYDEKMGKIHFWLSAISVNLTFFPMHFVGLAGMPRRIPDYATQFADFNAIATVGAFLFGLSQLMFAWNIYRCAKGGKQATAEVWEGSHGLEWTVPSPAPLHTFDVPPVVK
- a CDS encoding cytochrome c oxidase subunit 3, whose translation is MDHSERYYVPHGSYWPIVGAVGLFLMMLGVSAWLNGVGLMGWVAWLGIAVVLVMIVGWFANVIDESEAGMYNAQVDRSFRMGMTWFIISEVMFFAAFFGALFYARQLAIPWLGGEGNNFFTHLLLYPGYEAAWPTGGPKAWGGDFSIMGAGGLPAINTAILLTSGVTITIAHHAIKEGNRALTSWGLFATIVLGLVFLSLQAYEYVHAYQDLNLRLTSGIYGSTFFMLTGFHGMHVTLGVIMLIVIWIRVLKGHFTPKQHFGFEGVAWYWHFVDVVWLGLYIFVYWL